The genome window GCCTGGATCCTGTTAGCAAGTCCAAACCTGCAGAGAAAGGGCTGCTTCACCAAGGTGTCCTGTGGCCGGCCGCCCTGCCCCAGCCACACCTGTCACACATACCTCCCCTCCACCACCTCATGCTGGGGCTGCCAGCTCCTCATTCCCACCCCCGCTCCATCCCATGCAGCCCCTTTGAATGGCCCGAGCCATGGGCACTGACCTTCACAGTGCTATCCACAGCCCCTGAGAAGAGTCGGCCCCGGGACACGGCCAGCGCGGTGACGCTGCCCTGGTGACGCAGCAGGGTCTGCGTGCAGATCATGTTGTCCATACTCCAGACCTGGGGGCACATGGGACGTGAGGGCCCACTAGAGCTCAGCTGCCCGCCCTCTGAGCCTCCTGCCACCCCTGGGCCCGCACGCACCCTGAGGGACCGGTCGTAGGATGCACTGAAGACTTTGGTCTGGTCTGGTGTCGAGATGACTGCCAGGGCATACACAGTGCCCACATGGCCTGTGAGGGTCCGCACCTGCTCCTTGGACTCAATGTCCCACACCTGGGAGGGGTGGGCACAGGCAGGTCAAAGACACTGAGCAAGGCAGGGGAGATGGGGCCACAGTCTGGCCCTACACCCAGACGCCCTGGCCTTACGTGGATGAGGTTCTCGTAGGTGCCACAGACAATGTGGTGATTTGTCACAGCAATGGAGTAGACGCTGCCGCCAGACGTCTGCAGGACATGGATGCAGTCGAGGGTTCGGATGTCCCAGATCTATAAGTAATCGTGGGCCACTTGGTCCCAGGCCAGGTGCTTCACCCCCAGGGCCCCTGCACCCCCAGGGCTTCAGCACCACTGGGCAGCCCACCCACCCAGCCAGGGCATGTGCGAAGGTAGGAACAGGGCAGATGGAGCCCCGGGTGCTGGTCTGGGAAGTGCTGGTAGGGGACAAGGCCCTGTGGCCACCAAGTGTGCCCAGGTGCACCTTGATTGTCTGGTAGGAGCCGCTGTACAGGTAGCTCTGGGCAGCCACCAGGGCCCGCACCCAGTGGTTGAGGCCTGTGAGCTCCTTCTTCAACTTCAGCTCAGTGCCCACGATGTCCCAGACCTGCAGGGATGACTACAATTGTGGGCTGGGCGGGCAAGGGACAGCTCAGTGACTCACACACGCAGGCACACCCTCCACCCATACCTTGATGGCCTTCAGGGAGCCGCTGAAGAGCATGTTGTGTGAGGAGACCAGCGTGCACACCGGGTTGTCGTGGGCCCGGATGGTGTTCACCTTCTGCAGGTTCTGGATGTCCCACACCTGATTGGGGAAGGACCGGAAGCCTCAGGGCACCAAGCCCTGTCACCTGGAGTCTGGAGTCCGGAGCCCAGATGGGGAGAAACACGTCCCTAGGGCACCTACATACTGAGGCAGGCCTGGGCTGCCTCCTGCCCACCCGCCTGTAGGCCCCACTCACAATGATGGTGCAGTCTGCAGAGCCACTGTAGAGTTTGCACCTGGGGAAGCAGAGACAATGTGTCAAGGTGGGAGAAGCTGTGTCCCTGCTGACACCGCCCTGGCAGGGCCCAAGGTCCATGCCAACCATCAGGAACCAGCAGCGTGGCCCAGGGCCAAGGCCACTGCTGTGTCCCTAAGCTCCAGCCTATATTCCAGTCTCCACACGGGAACCTTGGAAGGGGTGAACCAGCCTGATGCCTGCCTGGAAAGCATTTGACAGCGAGCCGGGAGGTAATTACCCGCCCGTTAGCACTGAGTCAATCCCAGGGCCGGCTGCTGGCAGTCAAGCTGCCGCCTCCTGAAAGCGAGCATCCCTCATGCACACGCTTCCTCGCTCGCTCCCACAAAGCCTCATGACAGGAGACAGGAGGCAGGTAGGCCACCTGGAGGCAAGAAGGTGGCCAAGGTAGTTGCTCCGTGGTCCCTATGCCCTGGGCTCTGACTGCAGGCTGAGGAGAGCTGAGCTCCTGCCTTCACTCCCTAAGGCCCCCCCATCTTCTGGTTGCACGAGGAGCACCGGGGCCAGGACAAGGTTCTGCTGGGAGGCTGGCTACGCCAGTTGTTGGGAACACACAACTTCGGAGATGGTGCAGGCCACACGAGGGCCCACACACTGCTGCCCAGGGAGCTAGTGCTGCTCCGGGTGGAGGGCGCCTACAGGTGGGGCACACACATAGCTACACAGACTCGAGCTCATGGCTCACGGCCCACGGAGTAGCAGCACCACATCTCCTGACCTGGGAGTGACTGGTCACACACGTGCCTGGACTCACCCCTGGATGCAGAGAGCCAGCACGATGCCATCATGGCCCTCCAGTGTCTTCTGGCACTTGTAGGTGGTACATGTATCCCACACCTGCAGAGACCAGGGCCACAGTGGGTCCCAGCAAGGTCAGCCCAGTGCCAAGGGGCAGCATGACAGGAATGAGTAAGGGAGCCCCGCCCATGGGAGAAAGCCCCGCCCATGAGAAGGTCCCACCCATAGGCAGGCTGGCAGTGCCAGGCATGCAGTAGTGCCCAACCCATCCAGGCTGCAGAGACTGAGGTAGGACTCCGCCTACCTTGATGGTCTTGTCAGAGGAGCCGCTGAAGAGCAGGTCACCCATGGAGTAGACGCAGAGACACCACACAGGGCCCTGGTGGCCCACAAAGGTCCCTTTGCATTTGAAGATCTGCTGAGGGTCGTAGGCTGCAGAGATGGGAGCAGTGAGTGAGGGCCCCGTAGGGGTCCAGGGGGAGGGCAGGTGGGAGCCGCGGCGGGCCCATACTCACAGCCCAGGATGCCCATGTTCAGCCGCGCGTTGATGTGGGACAGCTCGTCCTGAAGGGCCAAGGGCAGGGCAGAGGGCAGGTGGGCAGGGCTGCTGTAGGGCCAGTGCAGCTTCTCTGCCCCTGCTGCCCTGGGCCAGGGGTGAGCAGGGGCGACAGAAGCCCCTGCCACACACAGACCCCTGATCTTGACTAGTGGAGCCAAGGCCAGGGGAGGCCTCCCTGCCAGGGCCACCAGCCTCCCTGGGTCTCACAACCCAGCCCCTGCAGCCCCACCCACTCACATTTAACATGGATGCGTCCCGCCGGAACTCCATGAGGTCCTCGCTAAGCTTACTCTGGTTTTCATCCAGGACGtctgaggagcaggaggagagggggTGTCACTGGTGCCCGGAGCAGTGGCCAGGCCCCCACCTGCCCCAGTGCCCACCCTCACCAAACTTGAGCTCCAGGCTCTTCTCTAGCTGGTCGATCTTCTCTGAGAGCTTGCCCAGCATGGAGCGCAGGAAGGCGATCTCCTGGTCCTTCTGCGCCAGCGCCACGTGCATCTCGTGGAAGCGGTCGTCAGTCTGCTGCAGAAACTCCTTCAGGCCCTCAAAGCGGCAAGTCTCCAGGTGGGTCTCGTAAGTGTCCTGGTTCCCGATGAACGTGCACCTACGGGGACAGGACAGCTGCCCACCTGCCTGTCTGGTGGGTCCCTGCTGGTGGCTCCCTATCCTCAAGAATCCCCCTCGAATGCTCCAGCCCtgtggccactgcaccccaggtccagctgcccctcctccccacccagctACCCCGGGCAGCTTCACAAGTGAGGTCCCATCACGTCACCCCTGCAGAGCTCTTTAAGGGTTCCTCCCTCCCTGAGGATAAAACCACACCCCTCGGCAGCCTCCCTGCCCTGAAGAACTGGgctcctgcctctcctcccacccccacctccctctccaGAGCTCTCAAGCCCAGCATTTGTTCAACTCCGCCCATGCCTGGCGGGCTGCGGGAGCGTCCATGCCCACCTTCCCGGACGCCCTTGGCTCCTCCTCTGTGTTTCCAGGGCCTTGGGCCTCTGCTGGGCTCCTGGGCCTCAGAGAGGATTACAAGACCCCGGTGTGGTCCCAGCTCCGACCCACCTCCCCGGGACCAGCAAGCAGGCGGTTCTTAGTGAAGTCTGTGGAGGGACTGCGTCCGCCCCCGCCCGCCCCCCACTCACCCGTACTTGGAGTGGGGACATTTGATGTGCTCACACTCCTTGAGGTGGGCCTCCAGGTTCATCTTGAGCAGTGGGGGGCAGCTGGGGTTGTTGGGGCACCGCACaggcctgtagtcacagctgccCTCGTGGTCCCTGTGCCAGGGTGGGATGTGGGGAGGCCTGAGCCAAAGCCCTGAGAGGCAGCCCCCAGGGAGGCAAAGGTGCCCAGGGAGGGGCACTTACTTCCGGGCACTGAGCTTGATGGTGAAGGGGCACCCTCGGGGGTCCACCTCAAAGATGGGGGGCTTCCCGCCGCCTGCTGCCCGGCAGCCGTGCCGGCAGTGGATGAAGAGCTCCCCGATCTGCTCGGCCACCGCGATGTTGTTCACCACCACGGTCAGTTTGACATTGTCCACAGGACACTTTTCTGGGGGAGGAGGGCGTACTTACCCCGACGGCTTGCCTGGAACATGCTCCCTCACCGGGGTGGGCATGAGCCTCTAACGGGGGTCAGATCTCCTGTCCATCTGCCCCTCTTGAGGCATGCAGCATGGGAACGGGGGCACAGGTGGGCCACCAAGAAGGAGCAGCAGGTGGTGAGGAAGTGTCACCTGTGATACTCTCAGTTGTGCCCGGAAAAGTGTGGGGTGGGGCcaagagggcagagggcagagtgTGGACAGGCAGGCAGGAGTGGGCGCCATGTGGGAGGACGACAGCCTCACCAGTGAAAAAGGCCTCCCCAGAGGGTACCCACCCTGACCTGGGGAGCCTCGGCCCACACCTGCTGTGGGGTCTCTGAGTCTGGACACACTAGAATTTGGGGTGTCCCCACTCTGTTCATGGAGGGCCTGAGCCTCAGCCTGAGCATCCCAAGGACTGCTGCAGCCCCATCCCACCCCCAGCAGAGGCCAAACAGGCCCGGTCGCTGTGCGGGGGACAAGGGAGAACTGCCCGTCTCAGCTCGGCAGCCAGGGGCACGGTCAGTGCCAGGCCTCGGCTGGGGCACAAGCCTACCTGACTTCAAGGCACATCTTCTACAGAACGTGTGCTGTGGAGGCAAAGGGCAGACCTTGAGGGCAGCCACAGGGTCCTCTTTTTCCCAAGTCCACGGCCATGGCAGCCACAGGCCTCACTGCACCCCAATCCCAGTGCAGCCAGACCAGGCCTCGACCGAGGCCAGGGAccagcagccccagcccctgaGAGGCCTGGGGTCTTGTGGGGGCCTCCAGCAGCATGGGGTCTGGGAAGGGGGGCCGACTCACCCCACACGTGGTGATCACGGGGTCTTTGAAGACACTGCAGCAGAGCTGACAGCACAGCTTCACCGAGGGCTGCTCTGCAAACACCAGTGGCTCCTGGAACCAAGCGTGAAAGGCAGGCAATGGCGGGAGGCCACCCTCAGCCCCACCACCACTCAGGCACCCAGGTACTCTCGCTCCAGGCCTGGCTATCCTCTGAGGACGGGGGGCACGTCCTGAGAGAGGCCTGCTTAGAGCTGGGGGGCTTGATCggggcccaagagggagagcGAGGTCTGTGGCCCCAGAGGCAGGGCCCAGCCCAGGAGGATGAGTCCAGCTACCCAGTATTGGCCGCCCTCGCCTGCCTCCTTCCTGGGGTGAGACTGGAAAGGGCCCCGCCGGAGCCCCATGCTTCCCACTGCCAGTTCCCGGGCAGCCCTGAGAAAGGGGAGTGGGGCACATGCCCAGGGGACTCAGCCTGGCCCCTCGAGTCCCCACCACGGACCAAGCACTGCGGTTCCTGTCAGGCTCCAGCCGCCCTCCCTGTGAGCTGGGCTGGCATGGCGGAGGGGACGGTGCCTCCGTGCTACCGCTGCAGTGACAGCCCTGGAAGCCGCTCTGCGCTGAGTCTCCCACACCTAccggctcctcctcctcctcaggcaGTGAGAACGTGGAGCGCAGGGACATGCTGGACTCCGAGTGCAGGGAGCGGACGGAGATGGCAGAGTCAGAGCGGCGGGGAGTGCTGATGGGGGGCTGCGCGGAGAGAGAGGCGCCTGTCAGGGGGTTCCGCACGGGGTCAGAGCCTTGGGGAGGACAGGAACCAGCCCGGCGGAAACAGGAAGGTAGCAGCACCCCTGGGGCCACCCCGGTCACTGCGGGCACTCTCCTCGTCCACAGGGGCCgtgggtgggtgtggggagcTGATGCAGCCCAGGTCCCCGCTTGCCCGCCTGGGCCGGGGTGCTGGGCTGCCCGCTCACGCCTGCCACCTCTCTTTGTGTCAATGGAGAGACTTCCTGCTATTCAATTCCACATACCCCGGCGGCTTCCTGCTTCCCGTGAGGGAATGTGGGCTGTGAGGGGGCACCTCTACCAGCCAATCCCGGGCAGCTGAGGCCGTGACCGCAGGATGGAAGGGCCAGGAAGGCTGGCAGGGAGCGGCGCTGGGTTCCAGGTGCCCCCCGGGTCTGGCTGCTTGTCTGGCCTTGCTGGTGGGGTACACCAGGCCCAGCTGGGAGGCTCAGAGGGAAGGCAGGGCCAGGCCCCCACAGAACCTCAGCTGAGCTTCCCCAGGCAGGAGTGAGGGACACAGGTGCCTGCCTCTGCCTGAGCTACCGACAAGggagtctgggggaggggcaaacACTGTCCCTTCTTCCCCTCTAGCCTGGAAATCTCCAGAAGTTTCCGAGAGCCACGCTGCCCAAGGTTCCTCTCCCGGAGCTCTGACTGCAGAGGGGCCCAGCCCCAGCGGACGGCCACCTGGGGTCCTGCTGCTGCTCTGCTGAGCCTCTGGCCCCTTTGCCGGCAGCCCTGGGTATGAAACCCACAGAGCACAGGGACAGAGCCAGTCCCAAGGCCAGCAGAGGGGGCATTGTGTCCCGTGTGCCCACCTCCCTTCAGGTCCCAAGGGCCCATCTGCATGGAAACAGCACGTGGAGAGCAGCAGGGAGTCAGAGGAAGTGAGTCATAAGGCCCCATGGCAGCAGGGAGAGCCCCAGAGGTGAGAGCAGAGCAGTAGCTGGCACGGGACCCACTTTCCCCGGCCTGCCCACTGCTATCCCAGAGTCTCCCACCCTCCTGGGCGTGGGGGCTAACGGCGGCCAGGCCTGGGGGGCAGGGGAAAGGGCAGGAGGGGGACTCCCTGTGTGGGCCTAAGGGCAAAGAGAGAAGATACCCACCCCTCTTTAAAGCCATGGTGACCCATGGGGATAGCAGGTGATTATGGGAACCACAAGCACGGTGGATGCGTGGCCTTCGGGTTGTGGAAACTGAAGCAGGCAGGGGCCCAGACATACCCAACTCGTCCTCGGCCTAGCACCCGGCACACGGGTGTGTTTgttcaattaattaaaaacttCTTTTCTGGCCGAGAaaggtggctaacgcctgtaatcccagcactttgggagtccaaagtgggcaaatcacttgaggccaggagtttgagaccagcctggccaacgtggtgaaaaaccatctctcctaaaaatacaaaaattagctgggcatggtagcacggatgtataatcccagctactcaggagactgaggtaggagaatggcttgaacccaggagggagaggttgcagttgagctgagactgcaccagtgcactctagcatgggtgacaaaacgagatttcatctcaacaaacaaacatacaaacaaacaaatgaaacaaaagaaatcttttcttcttactgttagaaatgaaaaaagaaagctgggggcagtggctcacgcctgtaatcccagcactttgggaggccgaggggggcgaatcacctgaggttgggagtttgagaccagcctgaccaacatggagaaaccctgtctctactaaaaattcaaaattagcggcagtggtggtgtatgcctgtaaccccagctactcgggaggctgaggccagagagtcacttaaacctgggaggcggaggttgcagtgagccgagattataccactgcactcccgcctggacaataagagtgaaagtccgtctcaaaaaaaataaaaagaaaggaaaaaggaaaaggcctCGGTCCCAAGAGGGCCAGcagggccaccacacctggtgtcTAAGGCACTGGAGAGAGGCAGCTGCCAGGGAGGCCCCACACGCCCCCACCCCCTGCTAGGCTGGTCCTTCATGCCCAGGGCAGAGTTGGCCTCTGTTCCCTGGGTAGGCCCAGAGCCCACCAATGAGTGCCATTGACCAGGATGGCAGGGAATGACCACTGAGACCCTGGCCACAGGGCTCAGGTACCAGCAGCCAGCCCCCGACTGACCTGAACCTTTCTGTCCCCCAACACAGCCAGCAACAGGGAATTATCTGGCTCCCCCAGCACTTGGCGCAGGttctgcagcccccaccccatTCCCTCTGGTGTCCCCACAGCTTAGGTCCACAcacctttcctctccctcctctcatcaGGACCCTTCCTCAAACCCTGCCTGGACCCAGCAACCCCGCTCATTCCCTACCCAGCAGCAAcgcaacctttcttttttttttcttttttttttttgagatggagtctcgctctgtcgcccaagctggagtgtggtggccggatctcggctcactgcaagctccacctcccgggtttacgccattctcctgcctcagcctcccgagtagctgggacggactacaggcgcccgccacctcgcccggctagtttttttgtattttttagtagagacggggtttcaccgtgttagccaggatgggaaACGCAACCTTTCAAAGCATATGTTTTATTGTGTTATCCTGATCGAACCTTCTGTGGCTTCCACCTCCCTTAAGATAGAGCCAAATATGCCTCATTCTGGCCTGCAGGTGCCATGCCATCAGGCCCCA of Rhinopithecus roxellana isolate Shanxi Qingling chromosome 20, ASM756505v1, whole genome shotgun sequence contains these proteins:
- the TRAF7 gene encoding E3 ubiquitin-protein ligase TRAF7 isoform X1 yields the protein MSSGKTARYNRFSGGPSNLPTPDVTTGTRMETTFGPAFSAVTTITKADGTSTYKQHCRTPSSSSTLAYSPRDEEDSMPPISTPRRSDSAISVRSLHSESSMSLRSTFSLPEEEEEPEPLVFAEQPSVKLCCQLCCSVFKDPVITTCGHTFCRRCALKSEKCPVDNVKLTVVVNNIAVAEQIGELFIHCRHGCRAAGGGKPPIFEVDPRGCPFTIKLSARKDHEGSCDYRPVRCPNNPSCPPLLKMNLEAHLKECEHIKCPHSKYGCTFIGNQDTYETHLETCRFEGLKEFLQQTDDRFHEMHVALAQKDQEIAFLRSMLGKLSEKIDQLEKSLELKFDVLDENQSKLSEDLMEFRRDASMLNDELSHINARLNMGILGSYDPQQIFKCKGTFVGHQGPVWCLCVYSMGDLLFSGSSDKTIKVWDTCTTYKCQKTLEGHDGIVLALCIQGCKLYSGSADCTIIVWDIQNLQKVNTIRAHDNPVCTLVSSHNMLFSGSLKAIKVWDIVGTELKLKKELTGLNHWVRALVAAQSYLYSGSYQTIKIWDIRTLDCIHVLQTSGGSVYSIAVTNHHIVCGTYENLIHVWDIESKEQVRTLTGHVGTVYALAVISTPDQTKVFSASYDRSLRVWSMDNMICTQTLLRHQGSVTALAVSRGRLFSGAVDSTVKVWTC
- the TRAF7 gene encoding E3 ubiquitin-protein ligase TRAF7 isoform X2; protein product: MSSGKTARYNRFSGGPSNLPTPDVTTGTRMETTFGPAFSAVTTITKADGTSTYKQHCRTPSSSSTLAYSPRDEEDSMPPISTPRRSDSAISVRSLHSESSMSLRSTFSLPEEEEEPEPLVFAEQPSVKLCCQLCCSVFKDPVITTCGHTFCRRCALKSEKCPVDNVKLTVVVNNIAVAEQIGELFIHCRHGCRAAGGGKPPIFEVDPRGCPFTIKLSARKDHEGSCDYRPVRCPNNPSCPPLLKMNLEAHLKECEHIKCPHSKCTFIGNQDTYETHLETCRFEGLKEFLQQTDDRFHEMHVALAQKDQEIAFLRSMLGKLSEKIDQLEKSLELKFDVLDENQSKLSEDLMEFRRDASMLNDELSHINARLNMGILGSYDPQQIFKCKGTFVGHQGPVWCLCVYSMGDLLFSGSSDKTIKVWDTCTTYKCQKTLEGHDGIVLALCIQGCKLYSGSADCTIIVWDIQNLQKVNTIRAHDNPVCTLVSSHNMLFSGSLKAIKVWDIVGTELKLKKELTGLNHWVRALVAAQSYLYSGSYQTIKIWDIRTLDCIHVLQTSGGSVYSIAVTNHHIVCGTYENLIHVWDIESKEQVRTLTGHVGTVYALAVISTPDQTKVFSASYDRSLRVWSMDNMICTQTLLRHQGSVTALAVSRGRLFSGAVDSTVKVWTC